GCGGATGCGGCCGTCGAGGCCCGCATCCGCGGCCTGATCGATCGCATCGACAGCGTGCTGGGCGAGGACGGCCGCCTGCTCTGAGCCGCGCCGCCCGATCGCCCCCGGATCGCCTGGGGGCGTCGCCCGGACGCCGCATGGGCGGGCGAGGCCCGGCCTACACTGCCCCTCGTTCGCTGCGTTCGCGGGGACTTTTATGTCCTTGAACCGATGCTCTTGCCGAGCCTGGGCTTGGAACATGCGAGGCGGGCGTGATCGTCTCGCGTCAGATGAACCCGAAGCCTCGCTGACCTCGCCCACCTGAATCCCCTGGGTTCAGGCCTGCGGTCCCCGGCTCGCAGCGGACACCTTCTTCCCCCCTCCGGGCCCCACCCGGCGCATGGCGCCTCTGGCCGACGCCGCGATGCCCGACCTGCCCGTCCTCCTCCTCCTGCTGGTCCTCGGCAGCGTCAGCGGCTTTCTGGCCGGTCTGCTGGGGATCGGTGGCGGCATGATCCTGGTGCCCTTCCTCAGCCAGGTGCTGGCGCATGCGGGCACGGCCCCGGATCTGCAGCTGAAGATGGCGGTGGCCACGGCCCTGGCGACGATCTGCCTGACCTCGATGTCGGCCGTCCGGGCCCAGCAGGCGCGGGGCGCCATCGAATGGACGGTCGTGCGGCGCCTGCTGCCCGGCGTGATGCTGGGCACCGCCCTGGGCGCGCTGCTGGCCCGCCATCTGCCGGCCCTGGGCCTGACCCTGATGTTCGGCCTCTTCGTCGGCCATGCGGCGCTGAAGATGCTCTTCGTCGCCGGGCCGGCGCCGCAGGTCGGCCCGGGTCGTCCGGGCCTGCCGGGCGGGCTGGGCCTGCTGGGTGCGGGCGGGCTGATCGGCCTGCTGTCGGCCCTGGTCGGGGCGGGCGGGGCCTTCCTCTCGGTGCCCATGATGGGCCGCTGGCAGGTGCCGATGCACCGCGCCGT
This window of the Piscinibacter lacus genome carries:
- a CDS encoding sulfite exporter TauE/SafE family protein produces the protein MPDLPVLLLLLVLGSVSGFLAGLLGIGGGMILVPFLSQVLAHAGTAPDLQLKMAVATALATICLTSMSAVRAQQARGAIEWTVVRRLLPGVMLGTALGALLARHLPALGLTLMFGLFVGHAALKMLFVAGPAPQVGPGRPGLPGGLGLLGAGGLIGLLSALVGAGGAFLSVPMMGRWQVPMHRAVATSSALGLPLALAATLAYIVVGQGLPGRPEGSLGLVHLPSWLLLASTSVLAAPLGTRISHATQSRRLRRLFGLMLLGVAVEMLRRAWHLH